The sequence CGGCATCGGCACCACGCCGGCGGTCGACGCGAAAGGGCTGGCGAAGGCCTTTCGCCATGGGGCGGACGTCGCCTACCGGGCCGTCATCAAGCCCACCGAGGGCACCATGCTGACGGTGGCCCGAGAAGCCGCCGCCGGAGCGGAAGCGAAGGCCGCGGAAACCAGCGACCTGACCGAAGTCGTTCGTGCCACCTGCGCCGCGGCCGCCGCCGCGGTGGAGCGGACGCCCGAGCAGCTGCCCATCCTGAAGCAGGCCGGTGTGATCGACGCCGGGGGATTCGGCCTCCAGCTCATCCTGGAGGGCTTTCTCAAGCGGATGAGCGGCGAGGCCCTGCAGAGCTTCGAGCGGCCGGCCACACAGCACGCCCGGCCGAGGCGCGTCGAGGCGCCGACGACCGGCTGGGGGTACTGCACCGAGTTCATCATCAACGGCGACAAGCTGGCCATCGACGAGGTCCGCAGCGAGATCCAGCGGCATGGCGAATCGGCCCTGGTCGTTGGCGACGACTCGGCCATCAAGGTTCACGTCCACACTCAGGAGCCGGCGGTCGTCATCGGTTACGCCAGCGGGATTGGACGCCTCAGTCGGCTCAAGGTCGACGACATGTCATCGCAACACCACCGGCTCCAGGGCGAGGGCGTCCGCCGGCCGGTCAGCACCAAACACCTGGCGCTGGTGGCGGTGGCGAGCGGCGACGGCTTTCGCCGCATCCTCGAGAGCCTGGGGGTTGACTCCGTCGTCGGCGGGGGCCAGACGGTCAACCCCTCCACCGAGGACATCCTGGCGGCGGTCGAATCGGTGCCGTCCGATGACGTCCTGCTGCTTCCCAACAATGGCAACGTGGTCATGACGGCACAGCAGGTCGCCGAGCTCAGCCGCAAGCGAGTTCGGGTGGTGCCATCACGCAGCCTGCCACAGGGCATCGCCGCCCTATTCGCCTTCGACTTCAGCGCCGACCTGGAGGCCAACGCCAGCGCCATGTCGCACGCGCTGAGCCAGGTCCAGACGATCGAGGTGACCCGCGCCGTCCGAGCGAGCGAGGTAGACGGCTTGAAGATCGCGGAAAACGATGTCATCGGGCTGCTCAACGATCGCATCGTGGTCGCCGGCGATTCCCCGGAGAAGGTGGTGCAGGCGGTCCTCGACCGCATCGAGCGGGCCAAGGTTGGGACGGTGACGATCTACGCCGGCGCCGATGCCGCGGAGGCCGAGCGGGAGGTCCTTGTCAATTCAGTGGCGAAACAGTTCCCCAAAGCGTCGGTCGAGCTGCAATCCGGCGAGCAGGTCCTCTATCCATATATCGTGGCCGTCGAGTAACGGCTGATCCGCCAGCCTTTGCGATGAGTTTTGGCTGGGCCACCGGTCCAACGAGATAACGCGCGTAGGAGGAGGTTGCATGAAATCGAGTGTGCCGATGACAGCGGAACGTTTAGCCGTGTCTGGTGCGAATCTCTATTACGAGGTACGCGGATCGGGTCCGGTGCTGCTCATGATGCCGGGGGGCCCAGCGGACGCGGGGAACTTCCGTCATATCGCCGAGCAGCTCGCACCGGCTTACACCGTGGTGACTTATGACCCACGGGGTCTATCGCACAGCACGCTCGACGGGCCCGTTCGAGACGAGAGAATCGTGGAGATCTTCGCCGACGACGTCCACCGGCTGCTGACGGCGACAGCGAAAGAGCCGGCCTGCGTGTTTGCCAGTAGCGGTGGCGCCGTCATCGGGCTCGAGCTGGCCGCTCGCCACCCGGAGCAGGTTCGTATGCTGGTCTCACACGAACCGCCGGCGCCTGCCCTGATGGCTGATCCGACGCGCGAGCGGGCGGCGATGGTCGAGATCGTCGAAACGTACCGGACGGCGGGGATCGGGCCGGCGATGCAAAAGTTCATGGTGCAGACCCGGATTCGCGGCGGTGGGCCGCCGCCTCCGCAGGGCGAGCCGACGCCGGAGCAGCGCGAAGCGATGGCGCAGATGAAGCGGAACATGGATTTCTGGCTCGGGCACTACTTCCTCGCCATCGCTGCATACGACCCGGACTTCGCTGCATTGGAGGCCGGCTCCACCCGCATTGTTGCCGCGGTCGGCGACAAATCGCGCGGCGAGCTGGCCCATGAGGGCGGATTGCGGCTGGCCAAGCGGCTCGGGACGCAAGCCGTCGTCTTCCCCGGGGCCCACGGCGGCTTCGAGAGCCATGCCGCGGAATTTGCGGTCAAGCTGCGCGAGGTCTTGCACGGGTAGCGCTTAGAGCATCAGCTGCACGACGTTGGCGACAACGGCAGCGGCGCTCAGCCAGCCGGCGACAAGGTAGGCCTGCCAGACGCGCGGCTTACGCCGGTGCATCAACATCAAGATCGCCAGCAGGACGGCCAGGGCCGTTGCCTTGACCGCGTAGGCGACCAGTTCGCCGCGGGTGGCGATGAGCGGGGCCATGAGATGGTTGAGCTCCACGTGCTCGAGGGCGAGGCCCAGATGGGTGGTGAGAGAATCCAGCGCCTGGAAGCCGATCAGTCCGCCCAGTATGATGGCCTGGCTCAGCTGGACGTCGCGTGACGGGCGCGGCGACACCGAGGCGGAGGCGACCGGCACGAAGGCGGCGCGCAGGCGTGAGCTCAGCGCGATTTGTCCTGGGAGCGACATCGCACCTATAGATTTACCAAGCTTTGCTGCGCGCAGCCTAACGAAACGCGGCCGTTGCCTGGCCGTGATTGCCACGAAGCGCTGGCTATACTCGACGGGTGGTCCGGATCGTTACGGATTCCACCGCGGACCTGACCAAGGAGCAACAGCAGGCTGCCGGCATCACCGTGGTGCCGCTCAACGTCCACTTCGGTGACCAGGTCTTCCGCGACCATGTGGACCTGACCGCCGACGAGTTCTTTCGTCGGCTCAAAGCCTCGGCCCAGTTGCCGCGCACCTCGCAGCCATCCGTCGGGGTCTTCGAAGAGGCCTATCGGACGCTTCGAGAGAACGGCGACGAAATCGTTTCCGTCCACCTCTCCAGCAAGGTCTCCGGGACCTACAACTCGGCGCAGATGGCGGCCAAAGGGGTCGATGAACCGGCGATCGAGGTCGTCGACTCACTCAGCACCTCGATGGCGCTTGGTTTCATGGCGCTCGAAGGAGCCAGGCTGGCGAGGGCCGGCCGGGATCGGGCAACCATCACGGAGTGTCTGCGGGCGCTCGTGCCCAAGGCTCGTGTCATCTGCGTGGTGGACACGCTGACCTACCTCGAGCGCGGGGGCCGGATCGGAAAGGCTCGGGCCTTGCTTGGCTCACTGCTCAATGTCAAGCCGATCCTCCAGCTGAAAGACGGCGAGGTCGTCCCCATCGGGCGGGCCCGCGGGAGGCCGCAGGCGTTGAACAAGCTCGTGGAGCTGCTCGAACGGGACGGCCATGTCAGCCAGCTCGCCATCATGCATGGTGCCGCGCAGGCAGACGCGGAGCAGCTCCGCGAACGGGTGGCCGCGAGTTATCCCGGCCTGGACATCCTGCTCACCGAGATCGGTGCCGTCCTCGGGACGCACACCGGTCCGGGCGTGATCGGCTTCACCTACCTGCTCGCGTGACCGCGCCGCGGCTGCACGTGGTGCGGGACCCGTCCGTGGACGATCCCGTCTCCGTCCTTCCCGGTGTCAGCGATAAGACCGCGGCCAAGCTGGCACGACTCGGCATCGCAACCATCCGCGACCTTTTATTGTTCTTCCCGCGTCGCTATGACGATTTTTCCAGCGTCACGCCGATCGCGTTCGTGCGGCCTGGAGTGAAGACCACGGTTCGCGGACGGATTTACGACATCGGGGCTCGCCAAACCAAATACAAACGGATGGCATTAACGGAGGCGGTCCTCGGCGATGACTCGGGGACGACGTTACGCGTGGTGTGGTTCAACCAGCCGTGGCTGGTCAAGACCCTGCAGAAAGGCGATGAGATCTTCGTCGCCGGTGAGGCCGACCTGAACGGCGGGCTGGTGATGAAGAACCCGGATCACGAGAAGGTATCGCTTCGCCCGCAGCACGCGGCGCGGCTGGTCCCAATTTATCGGGAGACCGAGGGTCTGACCTCGAAATGGCTGCGACCCAAAATCCAGGCCGTGCTCCGGCTGGCCGACCAGCTCGACGAGTTCTTGCCCACGGACCTTCTGACCCGTCGCGAATTCATGCCACGCGCAGAGGCGGTGCGACAGGTCCACTACCCGGCTTCGGCAGCCCAGCTGGACCACGCCAAAGCGCGTCTCGCCTTCGAGGAAATGTTCGCGCTGCAGGTCGCGGCCCAACTGGCGAAGCGCGCCCGCCAGGCACGGAGGGCCCCGGTCGTGCCATTCGACGAGCCCACCGCTCGTGGTTTCGTCAAGGCGCTCCCCTTCAAGCTCACCAACGCGCAGCGTGTCGCCGCCTGGCAGATCCTGCAGGATCTCGCTCGCCCGCAGCCGATGAACCGGCTGCTCGAGGGTGATGTGGGCTCGGGAAAGACGGTCGTGGCGGCGATGGCGATGCATCACGCCGCCCACGCCGGCTTCCAGTCCGTCTTGCTGGCGCCGACGGAGATCCTGGCTCGCCAGCACGCGGACGTCGTCCAATCGATCCTCGGGCCATTCCAGATCGACGTCGGACTGCTCGTCGGCAGCACGCCGGCCTCAGCGCGAAAACCGATGCTTGCGTCGCTAGCCGACGGGGAGCTG comes from Candidatus Dormiibacterota bacterium and encodes:
- a CDS encoding DAK2 domain-containing protein — encoded protein: MPITECDGRLFKEALLGSLAWLTVNRDEVDALNVFPVPDGDTGTNMLLTLQSAVEDIRDVDDADLSRMARRAAHGALMGARGNSGVILSQILRGFCVGIGTTPAVDAKGLAKAFRHGADVAYRAVIKPTEGTMLTVAREAAAGAEAKAAETSDLTEVVRATCAAAAAAVERTPEQLPILKQAGVIDAGGFGLQLILEGFLKRMSGEALQSFERPATQHARPRRVEAPTTGWGYCTEFIINGDKLAIDEVRSEIQRHGESALVVGDDSAIKVHVHTQEPAVVIGYASGIGRLSRLKVDDMSSQHHRLQGEGVRRPVSTKHLALVAVASGDGFRRILESLGVDSVVGGGQTVNPSTEDILAAVESVPSDDVLLLPNNGNVVMTAQQVAELSRKRVRVVPSRSLPQGIAALFAFDFSADLEANASAMSHALSQVQTIEVTRAVRASEVDGLKIAENDVIGLLNDRIVVAGDSPEKVVQAVLDRIERAKVGTVTIYAGADAAEAEREVLVNSVAKQFPKASVELQSGEQVLYPYIVAVE
- a CDS encoding alpha/beta hydrolase, with translation MKSSVPMTAERLAVSGANLYYEVRGSGPVLLMMPGGPADAGNFRHIAEQLAPAYTVVTYDPRGLSHSTLDGPVRDERIVEIFADDVHRLLTATAKEPACVFASSGGAVIGLELAARHPEQVRMLVSHEPPAPALMADPTRERAAMVEIVETYRTAGIGPAMQKFMVQTRIRGGGPPPPQGEPTPEQREAMAQMKRNMDFWLGHYFLAIAAYDPDFAALEAGSTRIVAAVGDKSRGELAHEGGLRLAKRLGTQAVVFPGAHGGFESHAAEFAVKLREVLHG
- a CDS encoding DUF5658 family protein yields the protein MSLPGQIALSSRLRAAFVPVASASVSPRPSRDVQLSQAIILGGLIGFQALDSLTTHLGLALEHVELNHLMAPLIATRGELVAYAVKATALAVLLAILMLMHRRKPRVWQAYLVAGWLSAAAVVANVVQLML
- a CDS encoding DegV family protein — encoded protein: MVRIVTDSTADLTKEQQQAAGITVVPLNVHFGDQVFRDHVDLTADEFFRRLKASAQLPRTSQPSVGVFEEAYRTLRENGDEIVSVHLSSKVSGTYNSAQMAAKGVDEPAIEVVDSLSTSMALGFMALEGARLARAGRDRATITECLRALVPKARVICVVDTLTYLERGGRIGKARALLGSLLNVKPILQLKDGEVVPIGRARGRPQALNKLVELLERDGHVSQLAIMHGAAQADAEQLRERVAASYPGLDILLTEIGAVLGTHTGPGVIGFTYLLA
- the recG gene encoding ATP-dependent DNA helicase RecG; amino-acid sequence: MTAPRLHVVRDPSVDDPVSVLPGVSDKTAAKLARLGIATIRDLLLFFPRRYDDFSSVTPIAFVRPGVKTTVRGRIYDIGARQTKYKRMALTEAVLGDDSGTTLRVVWFNQPWLVKTLQKGDEIFVAGEADLNGGLVMKNPDHEKVSLRPQHAARLVPIYRETEGLTSKWLRPKIQAVLRLADQLDEFLPTDLLTRREFMPRAEAVRQVHYPASAAQLDHAKARLAFEEMFALQVAAQLAKRARQARRAPVVPFDEPTARGFVKALPFKLTNAQRVAAWQILQDLARPQPMNRLLEGDVGSGKTVVAAMAMHHAAHAGFQSVLLAPTEILARQHADVVQSILGPFQIDVGLLVGSTPASARKPMLASLADGELQVLIGTHALIEEGVQFKDLALTVVDEQHRFGVGQRLAVRQKGERTPHFLSMTATPIPRTLGLTLFGDLDISILNEMPPGRRPVKTGLVPPEKRSDAYNFIRQQVNAGRQVFVICPLIQESDKLGVRSATQELEKLQRDVFPELASRIALLHGRLKSAEKEAVMSAFKRGDVAILVSTSVVEVGIDIPNATVMMIEGADRFGLAQLHQFRGRVGRGSEESWCLLFTDAEDPQSLKRLQAVVTNKSGFDLAEIDLDLRGWGDLAGYRQHGKDFKMASLLDVALISDAQSEAVRLLNRDPALDGEPALRRQLSAYRQVFALD